In Streptomyces qaidamensis, one DNA window encodes the following:
- a CDS encoding adenosylmethionine--8-amino-7-oxononanoate transaminase has protein sequence MPEPAVAELLELDRRHVWHPYGPMPGRQQPLVVESASGVRLRLADGSGELVDGMSSWWSAIHGYNHPVLNEAAREQLGRMSHVMFGGLTHEPAVRLAKLLVDMSPEGLEHVFLADSGSVSVEVAVKMCLQYWRSLGRPGKQRLLTWRGGYHGDTWQPMSVCDPEGGMHELWTGVLQRQVFAGPPPAEYDEAYAEQLRSLIERHAGELAAVIVEPVVQGAGGMRFHSPAYLRVLREACDAHDVLLVFDEIATGFGRTGAMFAAEHAAVTPDVMCVGKALTGGYMTMAATLCTARVAEGISRGEVPVLAHGPTFMGNPLAAAVACASIELLLGQDWLAEVKRIETGLRTGLAAAASELPGVKDVRVLGAIGVVQLDHTVDMEAATAAAVREGVWLRPFRDLIYTMPPYVTGDADLARIARAVCAAAREG, from the coding sequence ATGCCTGAGCCGGCCGTGGCCGAGCTGCTGGAGCTCGACCGGCGGCATGTGTGGCATCCGTACGGCCCGATGCCCGGGCGGCAGCAACCGCTCGTCGTGGAGTCGGCGAGCGGGGTGCGGCTGCGGCTCGCCGACGGCTCGGGAGAGCTGGTCGACGGGATGTCGTCCTGGTGGTCGGCGATCCACGGCTACAACCACCCGGTGCTCAACGAAGCCGCCCGCGAGCAGCTCGGGCGGATGAGCCACGTGATGTTCGGCGGGCTCACCCACGAGCCCGCCGTACGGCTGGCGAAGCTCCTTGTCGACATGTCACCCGAGGGCCTGGAGCACGTCTTCCTCGCCGACTCGGGGTCGGTGTCGGTCGAGGTCGCGGTCAAGATGTGCCTGCAGTACTGGCGTTCGCTGGGCCGCCCCGGCAAGCAGCGGCTGCTGACCTGGCGCGGTGGCTACCACGGCGACACGTGGCAGCCCATGTCGGTGTGCGATCCCGAGGGCGGGATGCACGAGCTGTGGACCGGGGTGCTCCAGCGTCAGGTGTTCGCCGGCCCGCCCCCGGCGGAGTACGACGAGGCTTACGCCGAACAGCTCCGGTCGCTGATCGAGCGGCACGCCGGCGAACTGGCGGCGGTGATCGTCGAGCCGGTGGTGCAGGGCGCGGGCGGGATGCGGTTCCACTCCCCCGCGTATCTGCGTGTGCTGCGCGAGGCGTGCGACGCGCATGACGTTCTGCTGGTGTTCGACGAGATCGCGACCGGCTTCGGCCGTACGGGCGCGATGTTCGCCGCGGAGCACGCGGCCGTTACGCCGGACGTGATGTGCGTGGGCAAGGCGCTGACCGGCGGCTATATGACCATGGCGGCGACGCTGTGCACCGCGCGGGTGGCCGAGGGCATCTCGCGGGGCGAGGTGCCGGTGCTCGCGCACGGCCCCACCTTCATGGGCAACCCGCTGGCTGCCGCCGTGGCCTGCGCCTCGATCGAGCTGCTGCTCGGGCAGGACTGGCTCGCGGAGGTCAAGCGGATCGAGACGGGCCTGCGGACCGGGCTCGCGGCGGCGGCCTCGGAGCTGCCGGGGGTGAAGGACGTGCGGGTGCTCGGTGCCATCGGGGTGGTGCAGCTGGACCACACCGTGGACATGGAGGCGGCGACGGCGGCGGCCGTGCGCGAGGGCGTGTGGCTGCGGCCGTTCCGCGATCTGATCTACACCATGCCGCCGTACGTCACGGGCGACGCGGACCTGGCGCGGATCGCGCGGGCCGTGTGCGCGGCGGCGCGGGAGGGATGA
- the bioD gene encoding dethiobiotin synthase — MPVLVITGTGTEVGKTVVTAAVAATALAAGRSVAVLKAAQTGVGPAEPGDAAEVARLAGPVTTAELARYPEPLAPATAARRAGRAPVHPHEVAEAAAKLATEHDLVLVEGAGGLLVRFDAAGGTLADAARLLSAPVLVVAPAGLGTLNTTELTARELRSRGLDLAGIVIGSWPAAPDLAARCNLADLPDVAGAPLLGSVPAGSGALAPAAFREAAPHWLAPRLDGSWDAEAFRVREAPGAF, encoded by the coding sequence ATGCCGGTACTGGTGATCACGGGCACGGGCACGGAGGTCGGCAAGACGGTCGTCACCGCCGCCGTCGCCGCGACGGCGCTGGCCGCCGGCCGTTCGGTGGCCGTGCTGAAGGCCGCGCAGACGGGTGTGGGGCCCGCTGAGCCGGGGGACGCCGCCGAGGTGGCGCGCCTCGCGGGCCCGGTGACGACAGCGGAACTCGCCCGGTATCCCGAGCCGTTGGCGCCGGCCACGGCAGCGCGCCGGGCGGGCCGGGCTCCGGTCCATCCGCACGAGGTCGCGGAGGCCGCCGCCAAGCTGGCCACCGAGCACGACCTGGTGCTGGTCGAAGGCGCCGGCGGGCTTCTCGTCCGGTTCGACGCGGCAGGCGGCACCCTCGCGGACGCGGCACGGCTGCTGTCGGCGCCGGTGCTGGTCGTGGCGCCCGCGGGGCTCGGCACCCTGAACACGACGGAGCTGACGGCGCGTGAACTGCGCTCCCGGGGACTGGACCTGGCCGGGATCGTGATCGGGAGCTGGCCCGCGGCCCCGGATCTCGCCGCCCGCTGCAATCTGGCGGACCTGCCGGACGTGGCGGGGGCCCCGCTGCTGGGCTCGGTCCCGGCCGGGTCGGGCGCCCTGGCCCCGGCCGCTTTCCGCGAAGCCGCGCCGCACTGGCTGGCGCCGCGGCTGGACGGCTCGTGGGACGCGGAGGCGTTCCGGGTGCGGGAGGCTCCCGGGGCGTTCTGA
- the bla gene encoding class A beta-lactamase has protein sequence MHTNKARPSRRTALTLGTAAALSLGGGTAHALPATGGVTARLRDLEREHTARLGVYARNVRTGRTVAYRADELFPMASVFKTLAAAAVLRDLDRDGEFLARRIHYTQAYVTKSGYSPVTKDHVATGMTVGELCDATIRFSDNTAGNLLLKELGGPTAITRFARSTGDPVTRLDRWEPELNSAEPWRVTDTTTPRAIGLTYARLVLGDALEPRDRARLTDWLLRNTTSLERFRKGLPADWLLADKTGGGQYGSNNDVGITWPPDGPPIVMSVLTTQPEEDAPADNPLVAGAAALLAAELA, from the coding sequence GTGCACACGAACAAAGCACGCCCCTCCCGCCGCACCGCCCTCACGCTGGGCACGGCCGCCGCTCTCTCGCTGGGCGGCGGCACGGCCCACGCTTTACCCGCCACCGGCGGCGTCACGGCGCGGCTGCGGGACCTGGAGCGGGAGCACACCGCACGTCTGGGCGTGTACGCCCGCAACGTGCGTACGGGCCGGACGGTGGCGTACCGGGCCGACGAGCTCTTCCCGATGGCCTCGGTGTTCAAGACGCTCGCCGCCGCGGCCGTGCTGCGCGACCTGGACCGCGACGGCGAGTTCCTGGCCCGGCGCATCCACTACACCCAGGCGTACGTCACCAAGTCGGGCTACTCCCCCGTCACCAAGGACCACGTCGCGACCGGCATGACCGTGGGCGAACTGTGCGACGCCACCATCCGCTTCAGCGACAACACCGCGGGCAACCTGCTGCTGAAGGAACTGGGCGGGCCGACCGCGATCACGCGCTTCGCCCGCTCGACCGGTGACCCGGTCACCCGGCTGGACCGTTGGGAGCCCGAGCTCAACTCCGCGGAGCCGTGGCGCGTGACCGACACGACGACCCCGCGCGCCATCGGCCTGACCTACGCCCGGCTGGTACTCGGCGACGCTCTTGAACCCCGGGACAGGGCCCGGCTCACGGACTGGCTGTTGCGCAACACCACGAGCCTGGAGAGGTTCCGCAAGGGGCTGCCGGCCGACTGGCTGCTCGCCGACAAGACGGGTGGCGGGCAGTACGGCAGCAACAACGACGTGGGCATCACCTGGCCGCCGGACGGCCCGCCGATCGTGATGTCGGTGCTGACCACGCAGCCGGAGGAGGACGCCCCGGCCGACAACCCGCTGGTGGCCGGCGCCGCGGCCCTGCTGGCGGCGGAACTCGCCTAG
- a CDS encoding endonuclease/exonuclease/phosphatase family protein — protein sequence MAVGGRSSWDTWLVSGALGAAGLLALHSAVPNGIGRLGSLLETFLPWLGAAVPVLACAALIVRSWAGLLACLVPGAVWLWTFGGVWFSSGAGPYDLTVVQHNVADDNADPAGTARALLATRAGLIAVEELTPAAQPAYQGVLGASHPYRAVHGTVGLWSAYPLSDVRPVDIRPEGFPESWRRALRATVSAPGGRIAVYVVHLPSVRLGPTGLASAARDESAALLGARIAADPAGRLLVVGDLNGTVQDRGLAPLTSRLHAPPTGFAFSWPAGLPVARIDQVLGRGAEVTEVSALAATGSDHLPVLGRVLLR from the coding sequence GTGGCCGTCGGCGGCAGGTCGTCGTGGGACACCTGGCTGGTGAGCGGTGCCCTCGGTGCCGCCGGTCTGCTCGCCCTGCACTCCGCCGTGCCCAACGGCATCGGGCGGCTGGGGAGCCTGCTGGAGACGTTCCTGCCGTGGCTCGGGGCGGCCGTGCCCGTGCTCGCCTGCGCCGCCCTGATCGTGCGGTCGTGGGCGGGGCTGCTCGCCTGCCTGGTGCCCGGGGCCGTGTGGCTCTGGACGTTCGGCGGGGTGTGGTTCTCCTCGGGCGCTGGCCCGTACGACCTGACCGTTGTCCAGCACAACGTGGCCGACGACAACGCCGACCCCGCCGGCACCGCCCGGGCCCTGCTCGCCACGCGCGCCGGTCTGATCGCCGTGGAGGAGCTGACGCCCGCTGCGCAGCCCGCCTACCAGGGCGTCCTGGGCGCCTCCCACCCGTATCGGGCCGTCCACGGCACGGTCGGACTCTGGTCGGCGTATCCGCTGTCGGACGTGCGGCCCGTGGACATCCGGCCCGAGGGCTTCCCGGAGAGCTGGCGGCGGGCTCTGCGGGCCACGGTGTCCGCACCCGGCGGCAGGATCGCGGTGTACGTGGTCCATCTGCCCTCCGTGCGCCTGGGCCCGACAGGGCTCGCCTCGGCCGCCCGTGACGAGAGCGCGGCCCTGCTCGGGGCCCGGATCGCCGCCGACCCGGCCGGCCGGCTGCTGGTGGTGGGCGACCTCAACGGCACGGTCCAGGACCGCGGCCTCGCCCCGCTCACCTCGCGGCTGCACGCTCCGCCCACGGGGTTCGCGTTCAGCTGGCCGGCCGGCCTGCCGGTGGCGAGGATCGACCAGGTCCTGGGGCGAGGGGCCGAGGTGACGGAGGTGTCGGCGCTGGCGGCGACCGGCAGCGACCACCTTCCGGTGCTGGGCCGCGTACTCCTGCGGTAG
- a CDS encoding class I SAM-dependent methyltransferase, producing the protein MPFRSGKVPRDAVHHPLFARCYARASVAAETRMGMGRIRGRLLGGLSGRVIEIGAGNGLNFAHYPGTVAEVVAIEPERRLRHLAVEAALRAEVPVDVVPGAAEALPVKSEGFDAAVVSLVLCSVRDVPRALGELRRVLRPGGEVRFFEHGRGGGRAMAFTQHALDRTVWPLLSGGCHVAREPVRALRDAGFELGPYRRVLMPEQGPTLPTSYCVLGTAWRPAEG; encoded by the coding sequence ATGCCGTTCCGCTCCGGCAAGGTCCCCCGGGACGCCGTGCACCATCCGCTGTTCGCCCGCTGCTACGCCCGGGCCAGTGTGGCCGCCGAGACCCGGATGGGCATGGGCCGGATCCGCGGGAGACTGCTCGGCGGGCTGTCCGGGCGGGTGATCGAGATCGGCGCGGGCAACGGGCTGAACTTCGCGCACTACCCGGGCACCGTCGCGGAGGTCGTCGCCATCGAACCGGAGCGGCGGCTGCGGCACCTGGCCGTGGAGGCCGCGCTGCGCGCCGAGGTGCCGGTGGACGTCGTGCCGGGTGCGGCCGAGGCGCTGCCGGTCAAGAGCGAGGGTTTCGACGCGGCGGTGGTGTCGCTGGTGCTGTGCAGCGTGCGGGACGTGCCCCGGGCGCTCGGGGAGCTGCGGCGGGTGCTGCGGCCGGGCGGCGAGGTGCGGTTCTTCGAGCACGGCCGGGGCGGGGGCCGGGCGATGGCCTTCACCCAGCATGCCCTGGACCGGACGGTGTGGCCGCTGCTGAGCGGGGGCTGCCATGTGGCGCGGGAGCCGGTCCGGGCGCTGCGGGACGCCGGGTTCGAGCTCGGCCCCTACCGGCGGGTGCTCATGCCCG